A stretch of DNA from Phormidium ambiguum IAM M-71:
CTTGGTGTGCCAGAAACTTTAGCAAATCCAGCTATAGCTAATACTTTAGAAGGTAACATTCAAGTAATAGCTAGAGGGCCTGTAGCCCATTATGAAATTATTAAACAATTAGGAGAAAATGGCGGCGGATTTTTTGGCATTAACTCTGCCCATCCTTTTGAAAATCCTAATACTTTAACCAATTTAATTGAAACGATCGCCATGCTAAGTATTCCCGCAGCATTAATTTACACTTACGGAATATTTGCTAATAACATCAAACAAGCTTGGTTACTATTTTGGATGGTATTTACTATTTTCATTTTCCTAATTGGAATTAGTGCCATTGGTGAATATCAAGGTAATCCCTTAGTCAATAACTTTTTAGGTGGACAACAACCGAATTTAGAAGGAAAAGAAGTTAGATTCGGTTGGGCAGAAACTGCACTTTGGGCAGTTGCCACCACTGCAACAATGTGTGGTGCAGTTAATGGAATGCACGACTCTTTAATGCCTCCTGGTGGTTTTTCTACTCTGTTCAATTTGTTTTTACAAATCATTTGGGGAGGCCAAGGAACAGGTACAGCTTACCTCTTTGTTTACTTAATTTTATCAGTATTTGTGACTGGGTTAATGGTGGGACGCACTCCCGAATTTTTAGGCAGAAAGATTGAAAAAAGGGAAATTGTTTTAGCCAGTGTTATTCTCCTAATTCATCCAATTTTAGTGTTAATTCCCAGCGCGATTACTTTAGCTTTTCCTGATGCTTTAGCTGGAATTAGTAACCCTGGTTTTCACGGCATTTCTCAAGTTGTTTACGAATATGCTTCAGCTACAGCTAATAACGGTTCCGGTTTTGAAGGTTTGGGAGACAATACATTGTGGTGGAATTTAAGTGCTAGTGTCAGTCTTTTGGGAGGACGTTACATTCCCATTATTGCCCTTTTGTTATTAGCAGATAACATGAAAAATAAACAACCAGTTCCAGAAAATACTGGTACTTTAAGAACTGACACAGTTTTATTTACTAGTGTTACAGCTGGCGTAATTTTGATTTTAGGCGCTTTAACATTTTTCCCAATTTTAGCACTAGGGCCGATCGCAGAAAGTTTCCAACTAGGTAAAGGCTAGATTACCCGACTTCTTGAAGAAGTCGGGTATCTATAACCCAACAAACAACAATTAATCACAAAAAAATGCAAAAACACAGACGTACACCCCAAGGTCGAAGAGATTCCCGCCGACACACGCCGAAAGTAGATACTACAGGGATTTATCAAAGGGCAATTCGTGATTCTTTCATAAAACTTGCCCCCCGTACTCAAGTAAGAAATCCAGTAATGTTTGTAGTTTGGATTGGGACAATTATCACTGCATTATTAACAATAAATCCAAATTTATTTGGTAAAGTAACAGGAGAAAACTTACGACTTTTCAATGGGTTAATTACTATAATTTTATTCTTCACATTAGTCTTTGCCAACTTCGCTGAAGCAGTCGCAGAAGGTAGAGGAAAAGCTCAAGCAGATGCCCTCCGTTCCACCAAATCAGATACAATTGCTAGAAAACTTTCTCCTGATGGCAAAGTGCAAGAAGTAAGTTCTACAAGTTTGCGTCGAGGCGATATCGTTAAAGTAATTTCTGGTGATATTATTCCGGCTGATGGAGAAGTAATATCCGGTG
This window harbors:
- the kdpA gene encoding potassium-transporting ATPase subunit KdpA codes for the protein MWQGFLQIALTIIILIMITPFLGRYMARVYLNKKTFLDFLISPIENLTYNLSGIRYKEDMTGWQYTRAILYSNLFMGIFVYLILIFQGMLPLNPTNLNPPSWDLALHTTISFLTNTDQQHYSGETTLSYLSQTMAIGFLMFTSAATGLAVGIAFIRGLTGRTLGNFYVHLIKSITRILLPISLIGALLLLILGVPETLANPAIANTLEGNIQVIARGPVAHYEIIKQLGENGGGFFGINSAHPFENPNTLTNLIETIAMLSIPAALIYTYGIFANNIKQAWLLFWMVFTIFIFLIGISAIGEYQGNPLVNNFLGGQQPNLEGKEVRFGWAETALWAVATTATMCGAVNGMHDSLMPPGGFSTLFNLFLQIIWGGQGTGTAYLFVYLILSVFVTGLMVGRTPEFLGRKIEKREIVLASVILLIHPILVLIPSAITLAFPDALAGISNPGFHGISQVVYEYASATANNGSGFEGLGDNTLWWNLSASVSLLGGRYIPIIALLLLADNMKNKQPVPENTGTLRTDTVLFTSVTAGVILILGALTFFPILALGPIAESFQLGKG